In Arcobacter sp. LA11, the sequence ACAATTATAATAACAGATAAAATTAGTGGATCAGATATCATTTTTAAGCCTTTTAATAATAAATGCAACAACTGCAAGAATAAACAAAATAGTTCCAATAGGCATAACTATTTGCGTTAAATATAGTGGTGTTTCTGAAACTGCTTCAGATAGCATTTCCAACTCATAAGAATCATATGTAAAAAGTATTGTTCTATAAAGAATAAAAGCTAATACACATAAGGTAATAATTGCAGCAATTACATCAATAAAACCATTTGTATTTTTACTTAATCTTGATGTAATAATATTTATACGAATATGGCCATCTTTTGCAAATGTATATGCTAAACCTAAAAAGATTGAAGCTAAATACAAATACCCACTATATTCATCTGCAATCATTGTAGACATATTAAAAAAGTATCTTAAAAAAATCTCTGTTAAGATTAAACCTACTAAACTTACTAATAATATTCCAGATAAATAAGCTCCGCCTTTGCAGAGCTTATCTATAAAATTTGATAGAGTATCCATCTTTTTACTTTCTATATTCTTCGAAAATCTTTTTAATATCAGAACTTGCACCATCTAAATATTTAGATAATAAATCATTTGCAATTTTGTCAAGCTCTGCTTTTAATTGAGCACTTGCATCGTTAACTTTCATTCCATTTTTAACCAATGTTTCTAAAGCAACTCTATCTTCTTCTTTTGAAGCTTCCCATTGAGATTTTTCAATTTCAGAAGCAGCTTTTAACATGGCATCTTTTTGATCTTTTGTTAGTGTATTCCAGTAGTCTAAATTAATAGTAACAGCTTGTAAAGGATATGCATAATTTATTTTAGTAAAATTATCTAATACTTCCCAAAATTTCCCATCTTTACCCGATGCAGATGATGTTACAACTGAGTTAACCATTCCCGTTCTTAATGATGAATAAACTTCTCCCCAAGGAAGAGCAACAGCATTTCCTCCTGCACTATTTACAAATGCAGCTGAATTCTTATCATAAGTTCTTGTTTTTGCACCTTTGAAATCAGAGATTGAAGTCATAGCTTTATTTGAATAAAATCCAGATGGTGGCCAAGTTACACTATAAAGTAATTTTTGATTCCATTTTTTAGCAGTTTTTTCATATGCTGGTTTTGAAATTTGATATAACTTATATGCATCATCATATGATTGAGCAATAAAAGGTAAAGCAGAAATACCAAATACTTTCCCTCCACCAGATGTAAAAGGAATAAACATATCTGTCATTGCAACAGTACCATCTTTAACAGCTTTTAAAGGATTTCCTTTAATTAATGATGAACCAGCATGAACTGTAATATTAACACTTCCTTTAGAATAGTCTTTTACTAAAGTTGCAAATTTTTCAGCACCTTTTGTATGGAAATTATTTGCTCCATACTTTGCATTTAAATCCATTTTTACATTAGCTGCCATAAGCGATGCAGCTAACCCTGCGATTAATAAACCTTGTTTTAACATTTTAACTCCTTAAGATTAATATATGGAAGATTATCAATCTTAAGTGAGGAAACAGTGAGTTTTTAAGTTTTAGTCTATTTTTCGCAGTTTATAACCAGTTTGTGTAATATTTTGAATTAATTCTAAAGGAAGTTTCTGCCTTAGTTCTTTTATAAATGTTTTTAATGCACTCATACTCATAGTTCTATCTTTCCAGATATATTCATCTATTTGCTCATAAGTAACTACTTGATTTTTGCTTCTATAAAGTAAAAGCAAAAACTCTTTGTCTCTTTTTCGTAAATTTATTACCTCATCTTTATAGATAAGTTCATGGGCTTGGACATTAAAATAGCACTCTTTAGAAAATATTAAATTAGTAGTCAACCTATTTCCTAAAGCTTTTATTATTCCATTTAAAAGATTTTCAGAATTTATAGGTTTTAATATATAGTGATTTATATTCAAGTTAATCAAATCTAAAAGATATTCTTCATTTGAATAAGCAGTAACCATAATTACAATCACATCTAAATTTTCTTCTCTAATTTTTGTTATCATCTCGATACCATTTTTATTTGGCATTTCAATATCACTTAAAATAATACTTGGTTTGTATTCAAGATATAAATCATATCCATCTTCACCGTTTGAAGCTTCCAAAACATCTTCAAAATAATAGTTTAAAGTATTCACTAATCTTTTTCTAATACCATCTTCATCTTCTACACAAAGAACTGTATAGTTTTTAAATTGTTCTAATAGTTTCTCATCCATTATCCATCTCCACTCGAACTCTAAATAGTGCACCTTTTTCACTATTTTCAACACTAAGTTCACCATTCATATTTTTTTCAATAATCATCTTTGCCATATAAAGACCAAGTCCTGTACCTTGCGAACTCTCTTTTGTAGTAAAATATGGTTCGAAAATCAAATCAATATGTTCTTCTTTTATTCCCCCAGCATTATCTTCTACTGTTATAAGAACATCTTTACCATCCACATCAACAACTACATCAATTTTTGGATTTTCTATCTCTCTTTGATTT encodes:
- a CDS encoding TRAP transporter small permease subunit produces the protein MDTLSNFIDKLCKGGAYLSGILLVSLVGLILTEIFLRYFFNMSTMIADEYSGYLYLASIFLGLAYTFAKDGHIRINIITSRLSKNTNGFIDVIAAIITLCVLAFILYRTILFTYDSYELEMLSEAVSETPLYLTQIVMPIGTILFILAVVAFIIKRLKNDI
- a CDS encoding TRAP transporter substrate-binding protein; amino-acid sequence: MLKQGLLIAGLAASLMAANVKMDLNAKYGANNFHTKGAEKFATLVKDYSKGSVNITVHAGSSLIKGNPLKAVKDGTVAMTDMFIPFTSGGGKVFGISALPFIAQSYDDAYKLYQISKPAYEKTAKKWNQKLLYSVTWPPSGFYSNKAMTSISDFKGAKTRTYDKNSAAFVNSAGGNAVALPWGEVYSSLRTGMVNSVVTSSASGKDGKFWEVLDNFTKINYAYPLQAVTINLDYWNTLTKDQKDAMLKAASEIEKSQWEASKEEDRVALETLVKNGMKVNDASAQLKAELDKIANDLLSKYLDGASSDIKKIFEEYRK
- a CDS encoding response regulator transcription factor — protein: MDEKLLEQFKNYTVLCVEDEDGIRKRLVNTLNYYFEDVLEASNGEDGYDLYLEYKPSIILSDIEMPNKNGIEMITKIREENLDVIVIMVTAYSNEEYLLDLINLNINHYILKPINSENLLNGIIKALGNRLTTNLIFSKECYFNVQAHELIYKDEVINLRKRDKEFLLLLYRSKNQVVTYEQIDEYIWKDRTMSMSALKTFIKELRQKLPLELIQNITQTGYKLRKID